One stretch of Corynebacterium imitans DNA includes these proteins:
- a CDS encoding 5-(carboxyamino)imidazole ribonucleotide synthase, whose product MPIVVVVGDGQLARMMHTEAIELGLHMRLLAGSEDASAAQVYSDVRLGDYHKLEDLREVVRGASAVTFDHEHVPNEHLEQLLDEHVLVEPRPSALLYAQDKLAQRRKLEELGLPVPAYAAIDSVDAARAFWEQHEHRVCLKTTRGGYDGKGVWFPDSQGELLDLVEDLLGRGMELYAEEKVDFVRELSIMVARSRSGEMRVWPVVESRQDNGICRVAIAPAPDLPSRLARECKKLARLIARKLDVTGVMAVELFEYKTETGTAVSINELAMRPHNTGHWTQDGSLTSQFEQHLRAVLDWPLGETETVAPVTVMVNVLGGEEDPEMSMENRVKEVMLRYPEAKIHLYGKSWRPGRKIGHVNVTGYDVVTTRKIAEHAAKYLITARWN is encoded by the coding sequence ATGCCAATTGTCGTGGTCGTCGGCGACGGCCAACTCGCCCGCATGATGCACACCGAGGCGATCGAGCTCGGTTTGCACATGCGATTGCTCGCCGGGAGCGAGGACGCATCTGCCGCCCAGGTCTACAGTGATGTGCGCCTCGGCGACTACCATAAGCTGGAGGACCTGCGGGAGGTAGTCCGCGGGGCGTCGGCAGTGACCTTCGACCATGAGCACGTGCCGAATGAGCACTTGGAGCAGCTTCTCGACGAGCACGTGCTCGTCGAACCACGCCCCAGCGCACTCCTGTACGCCCAGGACAAGCTGGCGCAGCGCCGCAAGCTCGAAGAACTGGGCCTGCCCGTGCCGGCGTACGCCGCGATTGACTCCGTGGACGCGGCTCGTGCCTTCTGGGAGCAGCACGAGCACCGCGTCTGCCTGAAAACCACGCGCGGTGGCTACGACGGTAAAGGCGTCTGGTTCCCCGACTCCCAGGGCGAGCTGCTCGACCTGGTCGAGGACCTGCTGGGCCGCGGCATGGAGCTCTACGCGGAGGAGAAGGTCGACTTCGTCCGCGAATTGTCGATTATGGTGGCGCGCTCCCGCTCCGGCGAGATGCGCGTGTGGCCGGTGGTGGAGTCGCGCCAGGACAACGGCATCTGCCGCGTCGCGATCGCGCCCGCCCCGGACCTGCCGTCGCGGCTCGCGCGCGAGTGCAAGAAGCTTGCGCGCCTGATTGCGCGCAAGCTGGATGTCACCGGCGTGATGGCGGTGGAGCTGTTCGAGTACAAGACGGAAACCGGCACCGCCGTGTCCATCAACGAGCTGGCGATGCGCCCGCACAACACCGGCCACTGGACCCAGGACGGCTCGCTGACCTCCCAGTTCGAGCAGCACTTGCGCGCCGTGCTGGACTGGCCGCTGGGTGAGACCGAGACCGTCGCCCCGGTCACCGTGATGGTCAACGTCCTCGGCGGCGAGGAGGACCCGGAGATGTCGATGGAAAACCGCGTCAAGGAAGTGATGCTGCGCTACCCGGAGGCCAAGATCCACCTCTATGGCAAGAGCTGGCGTCCGGGCCGCAAGATCGGGCACGTGAACGTGACCGGATACGACGTGGTCACCACCCGCAAGATCGCGGAGCACGCCGCGAAGTACCTGATTACGGCCCGCTGGAACTAG
- the purE gene encoding 5-(carboxyamino)imidazole ribonucleotide mutase codes for MSAPLVGLIMGSDSDWDTVKPAAEVLAEFGIPFEVGVVSAHRTPEKMLAYAKQAHERGLRVIIACAGGAAHLPGMVAAATPLPVIGIPRALDTLDGMDSLLSIVQMPGGVPVATVSIGGAKNAGLLAARILGAADAQLQEKMVRYQEDMAASVEKKDEALRSRLLGE; via the coding sequence ATGTCTGCACCCCTCGTTGGCCTGATTATGGGCTCCGATTCTGACTGGGACACCGTTAAACCCGCCGCCGAAGTACTCGCCGAGTTCGGCATTCCCTTCGAGGTCGGCGTCGTGTCCGCGCACCGCACGCCTGAGAAGATGCTCGCGTATGCCAAGCAGGCGCACGAGCGGGGACTGCGCGTGATCATCGCGTGCGCCGGCGGTGCCGCCCACCTGCCGGGCATGGTCGCCGCCGCGACCCCGCTGCCGGTCATCGGCATCCCGCGCGCGCTCGACACGCTCGACGGCATGGATTCTTTGCTGTCGATCGTGCAGATGCCGGGCGGCGTGCCCGTTGCCACCGTCTCCATCGGCGGGGCGAAGAACGCCGGTCTGCTCGCCGCCCGCATCCTGGGCGCGGCCGATGCACAGCTGCAGGAGAAGATGGTGCGCTACCAGGAGGACATGGCTGCCTCCGTGGAGAAGAAAGACGAGGCGCTGCGCAGCAGGTTGCTGGGTGAGTAG
- a CDS encoding DUF4282 domain-containing protein — MTSNFNTAQSKQTADGFFSALFDFSFSQYITLKFARVIYLISAVLIGLCWVFGLLVSLAAFSDGFGSGLFALIGFLIVGTLAALVSLISARVTLEFMVSAIKTAQNTSEIAEAQRR; from the coding sequence ATGACTTCCAATTTCAACACCGCGCAAAGCAAGCAAACCGCCGACGGCTTCTTCTCCGCACTCTTCGACTTCTCCTTTTCCCAGTACATCACCCTGAAGTTCGCCCGCGTGATCTACCTGATCTCCGCCGTGCTCATCGGTCTGTGCTGGGTCTTCGGCCTGCTCGTGTCGCTCGCAGCGTTCAGCGACGGCTTTGGCTCCGGCCTGTTTGCGCTCATCGGCTTCCTCATCGTCGGCACGCTGGCCGCGCTGGTCTCGCTGATCAGCGCGCGGGTCACGCTGGAATTCATGGTCTCGGCGATCAAGACGGCGCAGAACACCTCCGAGATCGCAGAGGCGCAGCGCCGCTAA
- a CDS encoding ThiF family adenylyltransferase translates to MNLPHAELRRTARQTLLPGFGLAGQEALNRARVLVVGAGGLGCPVMQALVATGVGTLTVIDDDVVDDTNIHRQILFSAADVGRPKVEVAAEQLRRHRVDATIVPLRKRLDASNAPELFREHDLVIDGSDTFGTKFLSADAAEITGTPLVWGSVLRFHGELALWHSGPFERGVGLRDLYPTHPAPEDTPDCATAGVLGVTTSVVGGLMATEAVKYLAGMDAEVGVLHVYEALAGTVRRFEVAADPERELVTELEVQATSCALPQDGEKTRLLAQVAGGNATALDVRELGEKAIKDLPQQSVHLPASVWREDPDAALALLNELRGAGDVVVYCASGKRSADFVARFGEAAAARGLTLHSLPGGL, encoded by the coding sequence ATGAACCTGCCTCACGCTGAGCTGCGGCGCACTGCGCGCCAAACACTGTTGCCGGGCTTCGGGCTGGCGGGCCAGGAGGCGCTGAACCGGGCGCGGGTGCTCGTCGTCGGCGCGGGCGGGCTCGGCTGCCCGGTGATGCAGGCGCTGGTGGCCACGGGCGTCGGCACGCTCACGGTGATTGACGACGACGTGGTGGATGACACGAACATCCACCGCCAAATCCTGTTCAGCGCAGCCGACGTGGGCCGACCGAAGGTGGAGGTGGCGGCCGAGCAGCTGCGCCGCCACCGCGTGGACGCCACGATCGTGCCGCTGCGCAAGCGGCTCGATGCTTCCAACGCGCCCGAGCTCTTCCGCGAGCATGACTTGGTCATCGACGGCTCGGATACGTTTGGCACCAAGTTTCTTTCCGCCGACGCCGCCGAAATTACCGGCACGCCATTGGTGTGGGGCTCGGTGCTGCGCTTCCACGGCGAGCTCGCGCTGTGGCACTCGGGGCCTTTTGAGCGCGGGGTCGGGCTGCGCGACCTCTACCCCACCCACCCGGCACCCGAAGACACGCCGGACTGCGCCACCGCGGGCGTGCTCGGGGTGACCACCTCGGTCGTCGGCGGGCTGATGGCCACCGAGGCCGTGAAGTACCTCGCGGGCATGGACGCCGAGGTCGGCGTGCTGCACGTCTACGAGGCGCTCGCCGGGACGGTGCGGCGCTTCGAGGTCGCCGCCGACCCGGAGCGCGAGCTGGTCACCGAACTGGAGGTTCAGGCGACGTCGTGCGCGCTGCCGCAGGACGGTGAGAAAACGCGCCTGCTCGCGCAGGTCGCCGGCGGTAACGCCACCGCGCTGGACGTGCGCGAACTCGGCGAGAAGGCGATCAAGGACCTGCCGCAACAGTCTGTACACCTGCCCGCCTCGGTATGGCGCGAAGACCCGGACGCCGCGCTCGCACTGCTCAATGAGCTGCGCGGCGCGGGTGACGTCGTGGTCTACTGCGCCTCGGGAAAGCGCTCGGCCGATTTCGTGGCCCGCTTCGGCGAGGCCGCCGCCGCGCGCGGACTCACGCTACACAGCCTCCCGGGTGGGCTTTAG
- a CDS encoding thiazole synthase: MLNIADKEFDSHLIMGTGGATSQQLLEDALVASGTQLTTVAMRRHAARADGGESVFQMLTRLGIDPLPNTAGCRTARDAVLTAQLAREALGTNWVKVEVIADDHTLLPDVVELVDACELLVADGFVVLAYTSDDPVVAARLEQVGVHAVMPLGSPIGTGLGILNPHNIELICARAQVPVLLDAGVGTASDATAAMELGCDGVLLASAVNRCQDPVAMARAMRHAVEAGRLARGAGRIPRRTHAEGALASSSFEGLASWADEVL, translated from the coding sequence GTGCTGAACATCGCCGACAAGGAATTCGACTCGCACCTGATCATGGGCACCGGCGGGGCGACCAGCCAGCAGTTGCTCGAGGACGCGCTGGTGGCCAGCGGTACGCAGCTGACCACGGTGGCGATGCGTCGGCACGCTGCCCGCGCCGACGGTGGCGAGAGTGTCTTCCAGATGCTCACCCGGCTCGGCATCGACCCCCTGCCGAACACCGCGGGCTGCCGCACCGCCCGCGACGCGGTGCTCACCGCGCAGCTGGCGCGCGAGGCGCTCGGCACGAACTGGGTCAAGGTAGAGGTCATCGCGGATGACCACACGCTGCTGCCGGATGTCGTCGAGCTTGTCGACGCCTGCGAGCTGCTCGTCGCCGATGGCTTCGTCGTGCTTGCCTACACCTCCGACGACCCGGTCGTCGCCGCCCGCCTGGAGCAGGTCGGGGTGCATGCGGTGATGCCGCTCGGCTCGCCGATCGGCACCGGGCTTGGCATTTTGAACCCGCACAACATCGAGCTGATCTGCGCGCGTGCGCAGGTGCCCGTGCTTCTCGACGCCGGCGTCGGCACCGCCTCCGACGCCACCGCCGCCATGGAACTCGGCTGCGACGGCGTACTGCTCGCCAGCGCGGTCAACCGCTGCCAGGACCCGGTCGCGATGGCGCGCGCGATGCGCCATGCGGTGGAGGCGGGCCGGCTGGCTCGGGGCGCGGGGCGGATTCCGCGGCGGACGCATGCGGAGGGGGCGTTGGCGTCGTCAAGCTTTGAAGGCCTGGCGAGCTGGGCGGATGAGGTCCTATGA
- a CDS encoding acyl-CoA carboxylase subunit beta produces the protein MLPRMTVSAKMSHTTQTTAEKLDDLRARRAEALAPMGEQAHDKVRDAGRLTARERLDYILDEGSFVETDMLARHRTHDFGMYAKRPVTDGIVTGWGTIDGREVCIFSQDGTVFGGALGEVYGEKMIKIQKLAIATGRPLIGLYEGAGARIQDGAVSLDWIAQTFYQNVQASGVVPQISVILGACAGGNAYSPALTDFVVMVDKTSKMFVTGPDVIKTVTGEEISQEELGGAWTHMATAGNCHYVAENDQEALDWVMDLVSYLPANSREKVDTKASISSEPREALDQLIPDSPNTPYDVREVIAELADDGEYLEIMEQRAENVVTAFGHIDDQVVGFVANQPQVFAGCLDIDSSEKAARFVRTCDAFNIPIVMLVDVPGFLPGAGQEYGGILRRGAKLLYAYGEATVPKITVTMRKAYGGAYCVMGSKGLGADVNLAWPTAQIAVMGAAGAVGFINRKEIKAARESGMDEQALNELIASFEREYEDTILNPYNAAERGLIDAVILPSETRDAIAANLRLYRDKTVARPARKHGNMPL, from the coding sequence ATGCTACCCCGCATGACAGTTTCAGCGAAGATGTCACACACGACACAAACCACCGCAGAAAAGCTCGACGACCTGCGCGCCCGCCGCGCCGAAGCGCTCGCCCCCATGGGCGAGCAAGCACACGACAAGGTGCGCGACGCCGGAAGACTCACCGCCCGTGAGCGGCTCGACTACATCCTGGACGAGGGATCCTTCGTGGAAACCGACATGCTCGCCCGCCACCGCACCCACGACTTCGGCATGTACGCCAAACGCCCGGTCACCGACGGCATCGTCACCGGCTGGGGCACCATCGACGGCCGCGAGGTCTGCATCTTCTCCCAGGACGGCACCGTCTTCGGCGGCGCGCTCGGCGAGGTCTACGGCGAGAAGATGATCAAGATCCAGAAGCTGGCCATTGCCACCGGCCGCCCGCTGATTGGTCTCTACGAGGGCGCGGGCGCGCGCATCCAGGACGGCGCGGTCTCGCTCGACTGGATCGCCCAGACCTTCTACCAGAACGTGCAGGCCAGCGGCGTGGTGCCGCAGATCTCCGTGATCCTGGGCGCCTGCGCCGGCGGCAACGCGTACTCGCCCGCGCTCACTGACTTCGTGGTGATGGTGGACAAGACCTCCAAGATGTTTGTCACCGGCCCGGACGTGATCAAGACCGTCACCGGCGAGGAGATCAGTCAGGAGGAGCTCGGCGGTGCGTGGACGCACATGGCCACCGCGGGCAACTGCCACTACGTCGCCGAAAACGACCAGGAGGCGCTGGACTGGGTCATGGACCTGGTGAGCTACCTGCCGGCGAATAGTCGGGAGAAGGTGGACACGAAGGCGTCGATAAGCAGCGAGCCCCGCGAGGCGCTGGATCAGCTCATCCCCGACTCCCCCAACACCCCATACGACGTGCGCGAGGTCATCGCCGAGCTTGCCGACGACGGCGAGTACCTCGAGATCATGGAGCAGCGCGCCGAGAACGTCGTCACCGCGTTCGGGCACATTGACGACCAGGTCGTCGGCTTTGTGGCGAACCAGCCGCAGGTGTTCGCCGGCTGCCTGGACATCGACTCTTCTGAGAAGGCCGCCCGCTTCGTGCGCACGTGCGACGCCTTCAACATCCCGATTGTCATGCTGGTGGACGTGCCCGGGTTTTTGCCCGGCGCGGGCCAGGAGTACGGCGGCATCCTGCGCCGCGGCGCGAAGCTGCTCTACGCCTACGGCGAGGCGACCGTACCGAAGATCACCGTGACCATGCGCAAGGCCTACGGCGGCGCGTACTGCGTCATGGGCTCGAAGGGCCTGGGCGCGGACGTGAACCTCGCGTGGCCGACCGCGCAGATCGCGGTGATGGGCGCGGCCGGCGCCGTCGGGTTTATCAACCGCAAGGAGATCAAGGCCGCCCGCGAGTCCGGGATGGACGAGCAGGCGCTTAACGAGCTGATCGCCAGCTTCGAGCGCGAGTACGAGGACACCATCTTAAACCCGTACAACGCCGCCGAGCGCGGACTCATCGACGCGGTGATCTTGCCCTCGGAGACGCGCGACGCGATCGCCGCGAACCTGCGTCTCTACCGCGACAAGACTGTCGCCCGCCCCGCCCGCAAGCACGGCAACATGCCGCTGTAA
- a CDS encoding DUF305 domain-containing protein, with protein sequence MAHLQRRITGLITVAVLGASVASCAGDGQDATNAPQTDKDGTAVTAGANQPAEVNGVDLHFVAMMTPHHQQAVDMSEIILAADGISEATADLAERIKAGQQEEIDTMVDWAEEWDQGDLMAHHAPHIANGMLTPEQMDQLKTLSGEEADTLFLQLMHFHHAGAVAMTQDEIDNGGYKPLVDLAQQMIDVQTAEMHEMEQLLDAKGESLLTE encoded by the coding sequence ATGGCACACTTACAGCGCCGCATCACCGGCTTGATCACCGTTGCAGTACTGGGGGCCAGCGTGGCTTCATGCGCCGGAGATGGCCAAGACGCCACAAACGCGCCGCAGACCGACAAGGACGGTACCGCAGTGACTGCCGGGGCCAACCAACCCGCAGAAGTCAATGGGGTGGATCTACATTTTGTGGCGATGATGACACCGCATCACCAACAAGCAGTGGATATGAGCGAGATCATCCTGGCCGCCGACGGCATCAGCGAAGCCACCGCAGACTTGGCCGAGCGGATTAAAGCCGGGCAACAAGAAGAGATCGACACCATGGTCGACTGGGCGGAAGAATGGGACCAGGGTGACCTCATGGCTCATCACGCCCCGCACATTGCCAATGGCATGCTCACTCCGGAACAGATGGACCAACTGAAAACACTTTCGGGCGAGGAAGCAGACACCTTGTTTCTCCAGCTGATGCATTTCCATCACGCAGGCGCCGTTGCCATGACCCAAGACGAAATCGACAACGGCGGCTACAAGCCGCTCGTGGACCTCGCTCAACAAATGATCGACGTCCAGACCGCTGAGATGCACGAGATGGAACAACTCCTAGACGCCAAAGGCGAAAGCCTGTTGACTGAGTAA
- the thiS gene encoding sulfur carrier protein ThiS translates to MRITINDQPRTFDTAPTVQSLVDEVVGHSEGVAVAVNGKVVPASRWGQLLADADTVDILTAVQGG, encoded by the coding sequence ATGCGCATCACCATCAACGATCAGCCCCGCACCTTCGACACCGCGCCGACTGTGCAGTCGCTCGTCGACGAGGTCGTCGGCCACTCGGAAGGCGTCGCCGTCGCGGTCAACGGCAAGGTTGTGCCCGCAAGTCGCTGGGGCCAATTGCTTGCCGACGCCGACACCGTCGACATCCTCACCGCCGTCCAAGGAGGCTAG
- a CDS encoding YdcF family protein, whose product MSSSPIVVLGARIVDGHPSRMLHARLCAALVRWRTDARSGVRRTIVVTGRGEAAVMAGWLAGRGVPRELIVEEPYATSTNENLERTRALFPSASRLIVVTSNFHVRRTRVWAWHLGIPVEMVPARTPRRSRPKNYARELVALPHSAARVVWRRLMHKMR is encoded by the coding sequence GTGAGTAGCAGCCCCATTGTGGTGCTGGGCGCGCGCATTGTCGACGGCCACCCGTCGCGCATGCTGCACGCCCGTCTCTGCGCCGCGCTGGTGCGCTGGCGCACCGACGCGCGCAGTGGCGTGCGCCGCACCATTGTGGTCACCGGCCGCGGGGAAGCGGCAGTGATGGCGGGCTGGCTCGCCGGGCGCGGCGTGCCCCGCGAGCTGATCGTTGAGGAGCCGTATGCCACCTCGACGAACGAAAACCTCGAGCGCACCCGAGCGCTGTTTCCTTCCGCCTCGCGGCTGATCGTGGTGACCAGCAACTTCCACGTCCGCCGCACGCGCGTATGGGCCTGGCACCTGGGCATTCCGGTGGAGATGGTGCCCGCGCGCACCCCGCGCCGCTCCCGGCCGAAAAACTACGCGCGCGAGCTCGTTGCGCTGCCGCACTCCGCAGCGCGGGTTGTGTGGCGACGCCTTATGCACAAAATGCGCTAA
- a CDS encoding holo-ACP synthase, whose amino-acid sequence MHIGTDLVHIPTFRAQLATPGTTFARAFTDRELRDCAAKPDRDASLAARWAAKEAYIKAWGSSRFGLPPVLEAIDFRQLEVLIDAYARPTLAVSSQLAAAGAPAVASVSLSHDGDYATATCLVATA is encoded by the coding sequence GTGCACATCGGCACCGATCTCGTCCACATCCCCACCTTCCGCGCACAGCTCGCCACCCCCGGCACCACCTTCGCTCGCGCGTTTACTGACCGCGAGCTGCGCGACTGCGCGGCCAAGCCCGACCGGGACGCCTCGCTCGCCGCCCGCTGGGCCGCCAAAGAGGCCTACATCAAAGCGTGGGGATCCAGCCGCTTCGGGCTCCCGCCCGTGCTCGAGGCCATCGACTTTCGCCAGCTCGAAGTGCTTATCGACGCCTACGCGCGCCCCACCCTCGCGGTGAGTTCGCAGCTCGCTGCTGCGGGTGCACCGGCGGTCGCGTCGGTTTCGCTGAGCCACGACGGCGACTACGCCACTGCCACCTGCCTTGTCGCCACCGCTTAA
- the thiO gene encoding glycine oxidase ThiO, protein MKSFAHLIVGAGIIGLTTAFELTRRGVDPRQIALIDPAPASGATNVAGGMLAPAAEVQYRQEPLYPLMLESAALYPALIADLPDAEVGYRTESTFVVAADRADATHLRELTEHQHAHGMDVDRLTLRQARAQEPGLSPQLAGVVEIPGDHQVNPRMFAAALLRELQSRGVTLVREKAHALRWEGDRCVGVDTLRGDTVYVCNGLGASALGLPLNLRPVRGDMLRLAGRMPVGRVVRAFVEDRPVYIIPRTDGTIAVGATSREDARVRPAVDGVYTLLRDAIRVVPAIEDCELVEALVGNRPGTPDDLPYLGLRGENLVVSTGYFRHGILLAALGARVGADLGLERETAVDISACDPARHEL, encoded by the coding sequence GTGAAAAGCTTCGCACACCTCATCGTCGGTGCCGGCATCATCGGCCTGACCACCGCCTTCGAACTCACACGCCGCGGCGTGGACCCGCGCCAGATCGCGCTGATAGACCCGGCCCCGGCAAGCGGCGCGACCAACGTCGCCGGCGGTATGCTCGCCCCTGCCGCGGAGGTGCAGTACCGCCAGGAGCCGCTCTACCCGCTGATGCTGGAGTCGGCGGCGCTGTACCCTGCGCTCATCGCGGACCTGCCGGACGCCGAGGTCGGGTACCGCACCGAGTCGACCTTCGTTGTCGCCGCCGACCGCGCCGACGCCACCCACCTGCGCGAACTCACCGAGCACCAGCACGCCCACGGCATGGACGTCGACCGCCTCACGCTGCGCCAGGCACGCGCGCAGGAGCCGGGCTTAAGCCCGCAGCTGGCGGGCGTGGTGGAGATTCCGGGCGACCACCAGGTCAACCCGCGCATGTTCGCCGCCGCCCTGCTGCGCGAGCTGCAATCGCGCGGCGTGACCCTCGTGCGCGAAAAGGCTCACGCACTGCGCTGGGAGGGCGATAGGTGCGTCGGCGTCGATACCCTGCGCGGCGACACCGTCTACGTCTGCAACGGGCTCGGCGCCAGCGCGCTCGGCTTGCCACTGAACCTGCGCCCGGTGCGCGGCGACATGCTGCGCCTTGCCGGCCGCATGCCGGTCGGCCGCGTCGTGCGCGCTTTCGTCGAAGACCGCCCCGTCTACATCATTCCGCGCACCGACGGCACCATCGCCGTGGGCGCGACCAGCCGCGAGGACGCGCGCGTACGTCCCGCGGTCGACGGCGTGTACACGCTGCTTCGCGACGCCATCCGCGTCGTCCCCGCCATCGAGGACTGCGAGCTTGTGGAGGCGCTCGTCGGCAATCGCCCCGGCACGCCCGACGACCTGCCCTACCTGGGCTTACGCGGCGAGAACCTGGTGGTCTCGACCGGCTATTTCCGCCACGGGATCCTGCTGGCGGCGCTCGGCGCGCGCGTCGGTGCCGACCTCGGGCTCGAGCGCGAAACGGCCGTCGATATCTCCGCCTGCGACCCCGCCCGCCACGAACTGTAA
- the budA gene encoding acetolactate decarboxylase: MSTNSQAVSRHTIFQNSLMTALLDGIYDGELTIGDILAKGNFGLGTFDGLDGEMIILDGTCYQLTSDGKARIADLDQRTPFTVVTNFVPRITVDAPQGMRRGELSSFIDSLEPSRNFFYAVRITGTFDEVVTRTVSKQEKPYRPMTEAINDDAEHHFENVTGIIGGFRTPAYAKGISVPGCHVHFIDEARTSGGHVLDYTVRDARIELCPGTDMDLHLPVTAEFQQGDLTPEDLDSQLHDTEIKGAQING, encoded by the coding sequence ATGTCCACGAACTCTCAGGCGGTTTCGCGCCACACGATTTTCCAGAACTCGCTCATGACCGCGCTCCTCGACGGCATCTACGATGGCGAGCTGACCATCGGCGACATCCTGGCCAAAGGCAACTTCGGGCTCGGCACCTTCGATGGCCTCGACGGCGAGATGATCATCCTCGACGGCACCTGCTACCAGCTCACCAGCGACGGCAAAGCCCGTATCGCGGACCTCGACCAGCGCACGCCGTTTACGGTGGTGACGAACTTCGTGCCGCGCATCACCGTCGACGCGCCGCAGGGCATGCGCCGCGGCGAACTGTCCTCCTTCATCGACTCGCTCGAGCCCAGCCGCAACTTCTTCTACGCCGTGCGCATCACCGGTACCTTCGACGAGGTGGTCACCCGCACCGTGAGCAAGCAGGAAAAGCCCTACCGCCCCATGACCGAAGCAATTAACGACGACGCCGAGCACCACTTCGAAAACGTCACCGGCATCATCGGCGGCTTCCGCACCCCGGCCTACGCCAAGGGCATCAGCGTGCCCGGCTGCCACGTGCACTTCATCGACGAGGCGCGCACCTCCGGCGGCCACGTCCTCGACTACACCGTGCGCGACGCCCGCATCGAGCTGTGCCCCGGCACCGACATGGACCTCCACCTGCCGGTCACCGCAGAGTTCCAGCAGGGCGACCTCACGCCGGAGGATCTGGACAGCCAGCTGCACGACACGGAGATCAAGGGCGCGCAGATCAACGGTTAA
- a CDS encoding thiamine phosphate synthase codes for MPSSLDLRCYFVTGQPAADVARVASAAAAGGAGVIQVRSKPIAEPALERLACEVADAVAAANPRTRVLIDDNVPLAAHLMQTHHIHGAHIGLDDMDPRAARELLGPNAILGLTTGTLALVEAANAYADVIDYVGAGPFRPTPTKDSGRAPLGLDGYPPLVAASKVPVVAIGDVHASDAAALAATGVAGVAIVRGFMRAEDPRAMAAGIVKDFEAAS; via the coding sequence ATGCCTAGCTCGCTTGACCTGCGCTGCTACTTCGTCACGGGCCAGCCTGCCGCCGATGTTGCGCGCGTTGCCTCCGCGGCCGCAGCCGGCGGGGCGGGTGTGATCCAGGTGCGCAGCAAGCCGATCGCCGAGCCGGCGCTCGAGCGGCTCGCCTGCGAGGTCGCCGATGCGGTCGCCGCGGCGAACCCGCGCACGCGCGTGCTTATCGACGACAACGTCCCCCTCGCCGCCCACCTCATGCAAACCCACCACATCCACGGGGCGCACATCGGCCTGGACGACATGGACCCGCGCGCCGCCCGCGAGCTGCTTGGACCCAACGCGATCCTCGGGCTGACCACCGGCACGCTCGCGCTGGTGGAGGCGGCAAACGCGTACGCCGACGTGATCGATTACGTCGGCGCGGGCCCATTCCGCCCGACCCCGACGAAGGACTCCGGGCGTGCCCCGCTCGGCCTCGACGGCTACCCGCCGCTGGTCGCCGCCTCGAAGGTGCCAGTCGTGGCGATCGGCGACGTGCACGCATCGGATGCCGCGGCGCTCGCCGCCACGGGCGTGGCCGGCGTGGCGATCGTGCGCGGGTTCATGCGCGCCGAGGACCCGCGCGCGATGGCGGCGGGCATCGTTAAAGATTTCGAGGCTGCGTCGTGA
- a CDS encoding biotin--[acetyl-CoA-carboxylase] ligase, giving the protein MTVTDLARIQDAVAPYWPKVRYVETTGSTNADMVKEGEAGMVLIANEQTASKGRLNRTWVTPKGAQLAMSMVIDAGTDPNHYGLLSIAPGVAVTDVVPQARLKWPNDVQIGGKKIAGILSNLALPNVVVGIGINVNFRPEQLPVDTATALNLEGIDVDFDEFTIDILRAMGRRLKQWQDGDPQLLSDYRNVCSTIGQTVRMELHDRDVHGVVDGINEHGEVIIDGTAYSVGDVHHLRPKQ; this is encoded by the coding sequence ATGACAGTCACAGACCTTGCCCGCATTCAAGACGCCGTCGCCCCTTATTGGCCGAAGGTGCGCTACGTCGAGACCACCGGCTCCACCAACGCCGACATGGTCAAAGAAGGTGAGGCGGGCATGGTGCTCATCGCAAACGAGCAGACCGCGTCCAAGGGGCGCTTGAACCGCACGTGGGTCACACCGAAGGGCGCGCAGCTGGCCATGAGTATGGTCATCGATGCTGGTACAGACCCCAACCACTACGGCCTGCTGTCCATCGCGCCGGGCGTGGCCGTGACCGACGTCGTCCCGCAGGCGCGCCTGAAATGGCCGAACGACGTGCAGATCGGCGGCAAGAAAATCGCGGGCATCCTGTCCAACCTCGCACTGCCGAACGTGGTCGTGGGCATCGGCATTAACGTCAACTTCCGCCCCGAGCAGCTGCCCGTCGACACCGCGACCGCGCTCAACCTCGAGGGCATCGACGTCGACTTCGACGAATTCACCATCGACATCCTGCGCGCCATGGGCCGCCGCTTGAAGCAGTGGCAGGACGGCGACCCGCAGCTGCTGAGCGACTACCGCAATGTCTGCTCCACCATCGGCCAGACCGTGCGCATGGAGCTGCACGACCGCGACGTCCACGGCGTCGTCGACGGCATCAACGAGCACGGCGAAGTCATCATCGACGGCACCGCTTACTCCGTCGGCGATGTGCATCACCTGCGCCCGAAACAGTAG